One window from the genome of Hyphomicrobiales bacterium encodes:
- a CDS encoding cold-shock protein produces MRHTGTVKFFNHARGFGFIAPDGGDKDVFVHITALERSGLPALDDGQKVTFEIEDDPRGRGKQATNIQLA; encoded by the coding sequence ATGCGCCATACTGGCACAGTCAAATTCTTCAACCACGCGCGCGGCTTCGGCTTCATCGCGCCCGACGGTGGCGATAAGGACGTGTTCGTCCATATCACCGCGCTCGAGCGTTCCGGCCTGCCGGCTCTCGACGACGGCCAGAAGGTCACCTTCGAGATCGAGGACGATCCGCGCGGTCGCGGCAAGCAGGCGACGAACATTCAGCTCGCCTGA
- a CDS encoding MAPEG family protein: MEYALSIELRYLLYTALLLLVMWIPYILAQIAQLGLVTALSYRDEDKMPDWAKRLKGAHYNLVENFAPFAAIVVVGEIIGLHTATTATCAAVFFWARLVHPFAQVTRVWGTRTLLFAIGWAATLVYAWLVLTAVTQPAVMQGALLLPSG; the protein is encoded by the coding sequence ATGGAATACGCGCTTTCGATCGAACTGCGATATCTGCTTTACACCGCATTGCTGCTGCTGGTGATGTGGATCCCCTACATCCTCGCCCAGATCGCCCAACTCGGGCTGGTCACCGCTCTCTCCTACCGGGACGAGGACAAGATGCCCGACTGGGCCAAGCGGCTCAAAGGCGCCCACTACAATCTGGTCGAGAATTTCGCACCCTTCGCCGCCATCGTCGTCGTCGGCGAGATCATCGGCCTGCACACGGCGACGACGGCGACCTGCGCGGCCGTCTTCTTCTGGGCGCGGCTCGTGCATCCCTTCGCGCAGGTTACCCGGGTGTGGGGCACGCGCACGCTGTTGTTCGCCATAGGTTGGGCGGCGACCCTCGTCTATGCGTGGCTGGTGCTGACCGCGGTGACGCAGCCGGCTGTCATGCAGGGCGCGCTGCTTCTACCGTCCGGCTAG
- a CDS encoding thioesterase family protein: protein MRPIPVGAKGRSEIVVGPEHLASTVKSAILPPVLATPIMILLMENAALEAVRPYLEASESCVGTHVDVAHLAATPEGRRVIAEARVTGIDGRRISFAVTARDEREEIGRGRHERVVIDMAAFSERLKKK from the coding sequence ATGCGGCCCATTCCCGTCGGCGCCAAGGGCAGGAGCGAGATCGTCGTTGGCCCGGAGCATCTTGCCTCCACCGTCAAGAGTGCCATCCTGCCGCCGGTGCTGGCGACGCCGATCATGATCTTGCTGATGGAGAACGCGGCGCTGGAAGCGGTGCGCCCCTATCTGGAGGCGAGCGAGAGCTGCGTCGGCACCCATGTCGACGTCGCCCACCTCGCCGCCACGCCGGAGGGCCGGCGCGTCATCGCCGAGGCGCGGGTGACCGGCATCGACGGCCGGCGCATCAGCTTCGCCGTCACCGCCCGCGACGAACGCGAGGAGATCGGCCGCGGCCGCCACGAGCGGGTGGTGATCGACATGGCGGCGTTTTCAGAGCGATTGAAGAAAAAATAG